In Dermacentor variabilis isolate Ectoservices chromosome 7, ASM5094787v1, whole genome shotgun sequence, a genomic segment contains:
- the LOC142587699 gene encoding general transcription factor 3C polypeptide 1 encodes MTSQTDFYSCCVDEIALEGLDGITLQALWVRLQLRPNFPLSLDSKSKAFIWSALVPETRLSFYALKEPRMDLVIYDRYKHVDPNTGYVVEPNVLPPDPYPYKLVNKNGQLGSCCAFDTRKDVSDEVRRSSLILDDVVAKWGNRLVIVADQMTRERALIGPNNTIADLDLSEMKYCILERIGRSRYLGQTTQGQLDLRVMNITHASMFIMRKQLVQRNLITKQDFCLKTESGGSKVGFLLHLPRFFVEVKTKRQIMARELCALLDSKPNKREETSKLFNELGLTPAAAKKLMYGPASKYVARHAVPYSEFYPNSPREEWYTKNNKPRNVRICELVRPYEEEEEEEDVEGYNADKSTGLFFHPQKYTYDRPRLSQAYKEVYKTGTAGMTLRELSAALMATRLEVRNLQKGLMKRQLVVPYREDVGKQRVIRYFCPEFATKSEMHKKILAEKKRMLEQPRVEPPPAKKRKTDTSSLSKSLEAAEVQEVTKAEEEVEKTESAAKKAGTAAVIKQPPVGTCTTREVPKEAEKGIDTLPSCSTSSDSLHDSSADTLEVEQPTITVETNSACFFRKVKPQATISFPTLSEVTDRKPLQKLLPSYRMLTRANRILEYIKAETVVTDLSKLQKALQKAEEEEGSTTKLDRVSLRRLLSKLCNGGYLKTIHTVLRLGQNVRDLKLICMPSVTKDDEIVKAAIEQAKFKYFQATPKEPKKPECSPAPEASTCSKMTYNPAMGRYYGAQPKFRRMHLCYAFMHYLLYSYDGVLQERLSDDPSTPAQYQKDVSWKMFVPPLSNSPSTPNGWVLFADILLSLPLSLFVKIASSIKHKIEGLEEYLHDKIKCHYLIRSLPVKLRNALLFARRYIYSIHETVKRLAFVGMVTFGPQRLKEKDQVYLFLHRNLCIKDTKISHPGYHQVSTDIEYPVKHFFLETQQDVDHFWLEVENTCICTPLGMPQSIQGQTIELQNLYKKPAMIEACRNREFGEEQDNGIVPGDQLGAAGFDSALFAHLKRNWACASPMPAKLSTSAAESRKPNPKGAKPLQRLLSYLDRASKNTGSSPPQKQSQKRVRDAISRMSVYYPKQPDGEPLAVPVVKGAKKADEHQPRRKAPQRKKSDITVRVVQPRKRHNVRRPYYDDKDQAALKEMKTMRVSWSSQEDIVLLMCKVCSWFLDRHLDKMVVPFTVIRDILNERFPELSKDKTSRACQRRLRFMLLNPATKVNASVFLCEAQQDQKLVEMFHGPKPVKSDEKQWLSMFRTVLDHLMQKFSKSSEERHREVTLPNSFDELKDRYEIIVSGQVEMDSWSYTEPHNLVDIHFSSVAIVILSSLAADDGKSNWSLMLYKIYEQYPDNLVRSVTARLRHNGVICRKHPNAKKLFISLNLSMLPFTLSNKFQFDMTRRYSPQHITLMGKFLLELLTKRRSGEPCSFHDGIEPAYAPLLFTLQLMNKLSYTMEVPQAIVEYDCSMTAGKTHLRKPEPTASLAEEPLGSNTTLSDKAKSLNFVTSGCNAKTSRSFLYMLRQDMTKALQYNYLRPQDYIVIKSCKLNFSLTDEDLIPGWTLEDPTDKSYALKVRNSLYDKIVQEQRACYSLSAVSHCWTGEGIADAYKQEGKAPEDAQLGTEIYYFILKKEQLGVTYAQLCEALNSAMDSMTLNSHLDFLVEKKMILRIGVTCIRYVALQHCKPWVIRTFKIPKEMRAYTCTLGEQEHVLRAKVKKVAVTDQLKPTADTSGRSENAAEGSTDAGGTTAEGAPGSTGPEPSSSCTLKSAGKESSSASSVSKDERSEIGWKNANSRRTRDSNSSCLKRTYYEAMTKNINVENFEKIMYIPRLWRKPDGTLNRPVFFQLLSAVLSYILDNPGVTEDQFRANFSRQIEPCVQTLDMLRILEQMGCIRRFFMRMDTAAKCSLFSKRRQLVICDKYCPGDIVCYDGTLEALVNFTAFSVHFQK; translated from the coding sequence ATGACATCACAAACCGATTTTTATTCGTGCTGCGTCGACGAGATAGCGTTGGAAGGACTCGATGGCATCACGCTACAGGCTCTGTGGGTCCGCCTGCAGCTGCGCCCAAATTTTCCCCTCTCTCTGGACAGCAAGTCCAAAGCCTTCATATGGAGCGCGCTGGTCCCGGAGACTCGCCTCAGCTTCTACGCACTCAAAGAGCCCCGCATGGACCTCGTCATTTACGACCGGTACAAGCACGTGGATCCCAACACTGGGTACGTGGTCGAACCCAATGTGCTTCCACCGGATCCTTACCCCTACAAGTTGGTCAACAAGAACGGGCAGCTCGGTTCGTGCTGCGCCTTTGACACTCGCAAGGATGTTAGCGACGAAGTCCGGCGTAGCTCACTCATCCTGGACGACGTCGTTGCTAAGTGGGGCAACCGTTTGGTGATAGTAGCCGACCAAATGACTCGCGAGCGGGCGCTGATCGGGCCCAACAACACGATCGCGGACTTGGACCTGAGCGAAATGAAGTACTGCATACTGGAGCGTATTGGTCGCTCGCGTTACTTGGGCCAAACGACGCAGGGGCAACTGGACCTGCGTGTGATGAACATTACACACGCGTCCATGTTCATCATGCGCAAGCAGTTGGTGCAGCGAAACCTAATCACGAAGCAGGACTTCTGCCTGAAGACGGAGAGCGGCGGTAGCAAAGTAGGTTTCTTGCTCCATCTGCCGCGGTTCTTCGTGGAGGTGAAAACTAAGAGGCAGATTATGGCCCGGGAGCTCTGCGCCCTGTTAGACAGCAAACCGAACAAGCGCGAAGAGACTTCCAAACTCTTTAACGAGCTTGGACTGACCCCCGCGGCGGCCAAGAAACTCATGTATGGCCCAGCGTCCAAGTACGTGGCCCGGCATGCTGTGCCGTACAGCGAATTCTATCCAAACTCGCCCCGCGAGGAATGGTACACGAAGAACAACAAGCCGCGCAACGTTCGCATCTGTGAGCTTGTCAGGCCTtacgaggaggaggaagaggaggaggacgtCGAAGGGTACAATGCCGACAAGAGCACAGGCCTGTTCTTTCACCCGCAAAAGTACACGTATGACAGGCCGAGGCTGAGCCAAGCTTACAAGGAGGTCTACAAAACTGGCACAGCGGGAATGACTTTGCGTGAACTGTCTGCCGCCTTAATGGCAACCCGCCTGGAGGTTCGGAATCTTCAAAAGGGGTTGATGAAGAGACAGCTTGTGGTACCATACAGGGAAGACGTGGGCAAGCAGCGTGTGATCAGGTACTTTTGTCCAGAGTTTGCTACAAAGTCTGAGATGCACAAAAAGATTCTGGCTGAAAAGAAACGGATGCTGGAGCAGCCAAGGGTAGAGCCACCGCCTGCTAAAAAGCGAAAGACAGATACTTCCTCATTGTCAAAATCGTTGGAGGCTGCAGAAGTGCAAGAAGTAACAAAAGCTGAAGAAGAAGTGGAAAAAACTGAATCAGCTGCAAAGAAGGCAGGAACAGCTGCTGTCATTAAACAGCCACCTGTAGGCACGTGTACAACAAGAGAGGTGCCAAAAGAAGCAGAAAAGGGCATAGACACTCTTCCTTCATGCTCAACGTCCAGTGATAGCTTGCATGACAGCAGTGCAGACACTCTCGAGGTTGAGCAACCCACCATCACTGTAGAGACCAACAGTGCCTGCTTCTTTCGGAAAGTGAAACCACAGGCGACAATAAGTTTCCCTACACTCTCAGAGGTGACAGATAGAAAGCCCCTGCAGAAACTGCTCCCTTCCTACAGGATGCTCACGCGGGCAAATAGGATCCTCGAGTATATAAAGGCTGAGACAGTGGTCACAGACTTATCCAAACTGCAGAAGGCCCTGCAAAAGGCTGAGGAGGAGGAAGGCTCAACAACGAAACTGGACCGGGTGTCCCTCAGGCGGCTGCTCTCCAAACTCTGCAACGGTGGGTACCTCAAGACTATTCATACTGTCCTGAGACTGGGGCAAAATGTGAGGGACCTCAAGCTGATTTGTATGCCATCTGTCACCAAAGATGATGAAATCGTCAAGGCAGCCATAGAGCAGGCCAAGTTCAAGTATTTCCAAGCCACACCAAAGGAGCCCAAGAAACCAGAGTGTAGCCCTGCACCCGAAGCCAGTACCTGCTCGAAGATGACTTACAACCCTGCCATGGGGCGCTACTACGGAGCGCAGCCAAAGTTTCGCAGAATGCATCTCTGTTATGCCTTCATGCATTATTTGTTGTACAGCTACGATGGTGTTCTGCAAGAGCGGCTATCAGATGACCCTTCAACCCCAGCACAGTACCAGAAGGATGTTAGCTGGAAGATGTTTGTTCCACCTCTGTCCAACAGTCCGAGCACGCCCAATGGATGGGTATTGTTTGCAGACATCCTACTCTCACTGCCACTCTCTCTGTTTGTCAAGATTGCGAGCTCGATCAAGCACAAGATTGAAGGGCTCGAAGAGTACCTTCATGATAAGATTAAATGTCACTACCTCATTCGGAGTCTGCCTGTGAAGCTGAGGAATGCGCTGCTTTTTGCCAGGAGGTACATCTACTCAATCCATGAGACAGTGAAGAGGCTGGCATTTGTAGGCATGGTCACCTTCGGGCCTCAGCGCCTCAAGGAGAAGGACCAGGTCTACCTTTTCCTGCACAGAAACTTATGCATCAAAGACACTAAAATTTCTCATCCAGGCTACCACCAGGTATCAACTGACATTGAGTATCCTGTAAAGCACTTCTTTCTTGAGACTCAGCAGGACGTCGACCACTTCTGGTTGGAAGTTGAGAACACTTGCATTTGTACTCCCCTTGGAATGCCGCAGTCGATACAAGGTCAAACCATAGAGCTTCAGAATTTGTACAAGAAGCCAGCCATGATTGAAGCCTGCAGAAACAGAGAGTTTGGAGAAGAGCAAGACAATGGCATAGTGCCCGGCGATCAGCTTGGGGCCGCGGGCTTTGACTCTGCCCTCTTTGCACACCTTAAGAGAAACTGGGCTTGTGCAAGCCCGATGCCCGCAAAGCTAAGCACATCCGCTGCTGAAAGCAGAAAGCCAAATCCAAAAGGTGCTAAGCCTCTGCAGAGACTTCTTAGCTATTTGGACAGAGCTTCCAAAAACACTGGATCAAGTCCTCCACAAAAACAAAGCCAGAAAAGGGTTCGAGATGCAATTTCTCGAATGTCAGTCTACTACCCAAAACAACCAGATGGCGAGCCATTAGCTGTGCCTGTTGTGAAAGGAGCAAAGAAAGCTGACGAACACCAGCCCAGGAGAAAAGCTCCGCAACGAAAGAAGTCTGATATTACTGTCAGGGTCGTACAGCCTAGGAAGCGCCACAATGTTCGCAGGCCCTACTATGATGACAAAGACCAAGCTGCTCTAAAGGAAATGAAGACCATGCGAGTATCATGGTCGTCACAGGAGGACATTGTTCTGCTCATGTGCAAAGTTTGTTCATGGTTTCTGGACCGACATTTGGATAAGATGGTGGTGCCATTTACTGTGATCAGGGACATCCTGAATGAGCGCTTTCCTGAGTTGAGCAAAGACAAGACATCTCGAGCATGTCAGAGGCGACTGCGATTTATGTTGCTCAACCCCGCAACCAAGGTCAATGCCTCAGTCTTCCTTTGCGAAGCACAGCAAGACCAGAAACTCGTGGAAATGTTTCATGGGCCAAAGCCAGTGAAATCAGATGAAAAACAATGGTTGTCTATGTTCAGAACTGTCCTTGATCATCTCATGCAAAAATTCAGCAAGAGCTCAGAGGAGAGGCACCGGGAGGTCACCCTCCCTAATAGTTTTGATGAGCTGAAGGACCGTTATGAAATAATTGTGAGTGGCCAAGTTGAAATGGACAGCTGGTCTTACACAGAGCCTCACAACCTTGTTGACATACACTTCAGCTCAGTGGCAATAGTGATCCTGTCCTCGCTTGCAGCTGACGATGGCAAGAGTAACTGGTCCTTGATGCTGTACAAAATCTACGAGCAGTATCCAGACAATCTTGTTCGCTCTGTGACTGCTCGACTGAGGCACAACGgtgtcatctgcagaaagcaccCCAATGCCAAGAAACTTTTCATCTCTCTCAACCTCTCCATGCTGCCATTCACACTGTCCAACAAGTTCCAGTTCGATATGACACGACGCTACTCGCCACAGCACATAACATTGATGGGAAAATTTCTGCTTGAACTTTTGACCAAGCGTAGGAGTGGAGAGCCATGTAGCTTCCATGATGGTATTGAGCCAGCATATGCACCATTGCTGTTCACACTGCAGCTCATGAACAAGCTCAGTTACACGATGGAAGTACCTCAAGCAATAGTTGAATACGACTGCAGCATGACTGCTGGGAAAACGCACCTGCGAAAGCCAGAACCAACTGCCTCCTTGGCTGAAGAGCCTCTCGGGAGCAACACCACACTCAGTGACAAGGCAAAGAGCCTCAACTTTGTGACATCTGGCTGCAATGCCAAAACGTCTCGTTCATTCCTTTACATGCTCAGGCAGGACATGACTAAAGCACTCCAATACAATTACTTGCGTCCTCAGGACTACATAGTCATCAAATCATGCAAGCTCAACTTCTCGCTCACTGACGAGGATCTCATCCCAGGCTGGACTCTCGAGGACCCCACAGACAAGTCTTACGCTCTGAAAGTTCGTAACTCTTTGTATGACAAGATTGTCCAAGAGCAACGGGCCTGCTACAGCTTGAGTGCAGTAAGCCACTGCTGGACAGGAGAAGGAATTGCTGATGCTTACAAACAGGAGGGGAAAGCCCCCGAAGATGCCCAGCTTGGAACTGAAATCTACTACTTCATTCTGAAGAAAGAACAACTTGGAGTCACCTATGCCCAACTCTGCGAAGCCCTTAATTCAGCCATGGACAGTATGACCCTGAACTCTCACCTTGATTTCTTGGTCGAAAAGAAAATGATACTGCGTATTGGAGTGACATGCATTCGATACGTTGCACTTCAGCACTGCAAACCTTGGGTGATCCGTACTTTCAAGATCCCTAAAGAGATGCGTGCCTACACATGCACTCTAGGGGAGCAGGAGCATGTCCTGAGAGCCAAAGTAAAGAAGGTAGCAGTAACAGACCAGCTCAAGCCGACAGCTGACACCAGTGGCAGATCGGAGAACGCTGCTGAAGGTAGCACTGATGCTGGAGGAACCACTGCAGAAGGCGCACCAGGTAGCACAGGGCctgaaccatcatcatcatgtacTTTGAAAAGTGCGGGCAAAGAGAGCAGCAGTGCTTCTAGTGTCAGTAAGGATGAGAGAAGTGAAATTGGATGGAAAAACGCAAACAGTCGACGGACACGAGACAGCAATAGCAGCTGCCTGAAGCGAACTTATTACGAGGCAATGACAAAGAACATTAATGTGGAGAATTTTGAGAAGATTATGTACATTCCGAGGCTGTGGAGAAAGCCTGATGGAACGCTGAATCGCCCCGTGTTCTTCCAGCTCCTGTCCGCAGTGCTGTCGTACATCTTGGACAATCCTGGTGTGACGGAAGACCAGTTCAGGGCCAACTTCTCCCGTCAAATAGAGCCATGTGTGCAGACACTGGACATGTTACGGATTCTGGAGCAGATGGGTTGCATCAGGCGATTCTTCATGAGGATGGACACTGCAGCAAAGTGCAGCCTCTTCTCCAAGCGGCGTCAACTGGTCATTTGTGACAAATACTGTCCAGGTGATATTGTCTGCTATGACGGAACTCTCGAGGCTCTTGTTAACTTCACAGCGTTTTCAGTCCATTTTCAAAAATAG